In Quercus robur chromosome 11, dhQueRobu3.1, whole genome shotgun sequence, the following proteins share a genomic window:
- the LOC126705399 gene encoding 20 kDa chaperonin, chloroplastic-like: protein MKDDDIVGILETDDAKELKPLNDRVLIKVIAVGPGPLDEEGYKKPLSLAPGSIVMYSNYSGIDFKGKDGYDYIALRVSDVMAVLVVK from the exons ATGAAGGATGATGATATAGTTGGTATTCTTGAAACAGATGATGCCAAGGAACTTAAGCCCCTGAATGATAGAGTTTTAATCAAG GTGATTGCGGTTGGGCCTGGTCCTCTGGATGAAGAAGGCTACAAGAAACCATTATCCCTTGCCCCAGGGAGCATAGTCATGTACTCCAATTATTCTGGGATTGACTTTAAGGGCAAAGACGGTTACGATTACATTGCTTTGAGGGTTTCAGATGTTATGGCTGTTCTAGTTGTCAAATAA